The proteins below come from a single Cannabis sativa cultivar Pink pepper isolate KNU-18-1 chromosome 3, ASM2916894v1, whole genome shotgun sequence genomic window:
- the LOC133035739 gene encoding F-box/LRR-repeat protein At5g02910-like — MAEKRVKSTSLMGEDDKEDRISKLPDAIITHILSFLKTRNVIKTCILSKRWKLMWYLVPKLIFCNYCSKYYGNCKFVDNCLKYRKRGMKFIPDSVITSFKLHYLYESRMDSRLNRWLAFAVKNQIKNIEVRLNWLHRKNNDYYYYCLPETLVVNGNFLTDLKLCLVEFDSSCQSFSFSSLKSLSLSAVRFADSDMLDNLLLGSPSLEELRLRDCCLETDDQLHIHVRNSTLKVLEIEQTEALVEKIELINLESLILKYVSFDKINPCACKEIRNLTLTCEWGEEELSLLEYLISNLSLLQHLTLNNCYKGMLKHIEISSESLESLTLNNRLDYEMTVRIESAPKLASICYKGNIKFSISMAESSNSLTGTFIIPIQHRDYDIIWFINLMNFFLNLNCSWNRVHLHVRSAEALILPEEVKRVCRSPLVNWEDLRVLTECELERESDLRDALRWISPSLKTLSIAKKARLRRYQVSYGCC; from the exons ATGGCTGAAAAAAGAGTTAAAAGTACATCATTGATGGGTGAGGATGATAAGGAGGACAGAATTTCAAAACTACCTGATGCAATAATCACACATATCTTGTCATTTCTTAAAACCCGCAATGTGATTAAGACATGCATCCTTTCAAAGCGTTGGAAACTCATGTGGTATTTAGTCCCCAAACTCATTTTCTGTAATTACTGTTCGAAGTATTATGGTAACTGCAAATTTGTGGACAATTGTTTGAAATACCGAAAGAGAGGTATGAAATTTATCCCCGATTCAGTCATAACTAGTTTTAAGCTTCATTATTTGTATGAAAGTAGGATGGATAGCCGCTTAAATAGATGGTTAGCTTTTGCAGTTAAGAATCAAATCAAGAACATAGAAGTTCGTTTGAACTGGTTACACAGGAAGAATAATGATTATTACTACTACTGCTTACCTGAAACACTAGTGGTCAATGGAAATTTTTTGACAGATTTGAAATTGTGTCTGGTAGAGTTTGATTCTTCTTGCCAATCATTTAGTTTTTCATCCTTGAAATCATTGTCTTTGTCTGCTGTTCGTTTTGCTGATAGTGATATGCTAGATAATCTGTTGTTGGGTTCTCCTTCCCTTGAGGAATTAAGGTTAAGAGATTGTTGTTTGGAAACTGATGATCAGCTACACATCCACGTACGTAATTCAACTCTCAAGGTCTTGGAAATTGAACAAACAGAGGCTCTAGTGGAGAAAATTGAACTCATAAATCTTGAATCTTTAATACTAAAATATGTTTCCTTTGACAAAATAAATCCCTGTGCATGCAAGGAAattagaaatcttacattgactTGTGAATGGGGTGAGGAAGAGTTGTCATTATTGGAATATCTCATCTCAAACCTTAGTCTCCTTCAGCATTTGACTTTGAACAACTGTTATAAAGGGATGTTGAAGCACATTGAAATCTCAAGTGAGAGCTTGGAAAGTTTAACTTTGAATAACCGTTTGGATTATGAAATGACTGTTAGAATTGAATCAGCTCCAAAATTAGCATCAATTTGCTATAAAGGTAATATCAAATTTAGTATATCAATGGCGGAGTCATCGAATTCGTTGACTGGAACATTCATAATTCCGATACAGCATAGGGACTATGACATCATATGGTTTATTAAtttgatgaatttttttttgaatctgaATTGTTCGTGGAATAGGGTGCACCTACATGTTAGATCAGCTGAG GCTCTTATCTTGCCCGAAGAAGTGAAGAGGGTATGTCGTTCTCCTTTGGTTAATTGGGAGGATCTTAGAGTTCTTACTGAATGTGAACTTGAGAGGGAATCCGACTTGAGAGATGCTTTGCGGTGGATTTCTCCTTCTTTAAAGACACTATCTATAGCAAAAAAGGCACGCTTACGTCGTTATCAAGTATCTTATGGATGTTGTTAA